The genomic region TCGCTATAGGCAAAGGGATCTCTTGGAAAAGCAGTGCCCATTTTCAAGTTATTTGCGATGGTTTGGCCAGTTCTACCAGAGAATTCGACAACGCGATTTCGCTCGGACGCATAGACGATTCTCGCTGGGAGCAATTGTGACAGGCGGATAGCGGCAGAAAAGGGAGATGTCTCGCAAGTCTGTAATATGCTCTTGTGAACCTTAGAGAGATCGTCCGTGGTTGACAGTAGTTCCATGATCCATGAGTGTGGCATGAGCAGTTCCGCTGCAAATGAATTAGCCTCAGTTTCCATGGACCAGCTGTAAGATGTAAAGTAGTTTGAACGGCGAGAAGAGACGGGAGCAACTTGATCAATCAACACAGAGCCGATGTGCCAGGGTATCAGTATATGGCCCAATTCGTGTGCCATCGTGAATCGTTGCCTTGAGGGCGGGCTCTGACTATTCACGATGACATGAGGACGCCGATTTCTTGCCTTTAGATTCAGAGATACCCCGTCGACGCCATCAAACGGGATGTTTGTAAATGTAAGTCGTGCGTATGCTTCAACCATCGACTGAATATCGATTGGTGGAGCAAGGGAGTTCTTCTCAATGAATCTCCGAGCTAAATTGGTCTCTGGGGTCAGTGCTAATCCCACAATCCTTGGTCCTTTAGCCATTCGACAAGCCTGATTGTTATCTCGCTGGAATGATCTGATCTCGCGGCGATCGCCGGCGCGTCCTGCGGTATAGAGGAGTCTGTCAATTCGTGTCCATGTACGCGGGCATGTACGATAAACGGAAGGCAGCTCGGATCCTGAACCCAAAGAGAATACTCACTGCGAGTCATACCCAAGAAGTCATACAAGGACAAGCCGCCGTCGTCTCGATGCCAGTCATCGATGTAGTCGTCGATGTCATCAAGGAAAGCGTCGCCCGTGAGACACTTGTTTATGAAGTTAGACATCAATGCTTCGTCCACTTACAGGATCTTTTTTGAGGATTCCAGTGACTGCATCGAGAGCCCCCAAGTGTTTACCACGTTTGTTGAAGGCCTCAATCTCTCCGTGCAACGAATCCCATGTATACAGCCTCTTTCTGTCAGAGGATCGCCATCGTTTTTGACCTGAGAACGCTCCCAAATACTCGCATGTATCGAGGAAGGACGGAACTGGGATGGGTATCGGTGACATTTTGTGGGTCCTGCAGTTGTGAGCGCGTCCGCAGTTTCATTCGTTGGTTTAGGAGGCGGGTGGATCATGATTGGAGCCCCGTGGAGAACTCTCGACCGGTCAAGACGCGGCGCGAGAATGCTAGCCGTCTTGGATCGGTAGTCCGAGTGGGCGGTCCTTTCCCCCGATCGATCAAACCCTTGGGACGGAGGCTGACTCGCGGTGTTAACCATAGGACAGTTCGGCTCATCCGATGCTCCTTCTGCAACGTCTATTCTAGTACACCGGCGGCCCGCTCGGCAAATGAACCACCAGGGAGTTGCATGAGCGTGTCCTGGCACGCCATCGCCTCAGCGAGCAGGACTACACGCTCGGCCAGCTACGCCATGACCTTGACAAGCTCCGCGCCCATATCGTCTCGCGAGCGCGTCAGCGCGTCAGCGCGTCGGCACCAGCCGGCGCCCTCGACCACTGCTGTCAAACCCTCGGCCTCACTGCCGCGTGACCCATCAGCGTTCTCCCGCTCCGATAATCCCTGCGTTGCCAACGACTTACGACCAAGGTTTGCACAAATCCACATTTCCGCCGGTTAGGCAGTTAAGGGGGTCCGACAATCGAGGTGGCGGCGAGGTCGAGCAGGTAGAGCTGGCGGCCGCCGGCGTGGGCGGAGTCGATGGTGACCAGGCGGCCGCTCGGGTCGGAGCGCGGGTGCAGGTCGCAACGCGACTCGTCGCGGTACGCCTCCGGGGCGTGGAAGCCGCCCAGCTCGACGCGGGTGCCGGTGGGCACGTGGTACAGGTACAGCTCCTGGGTGCGGGTTCCTTCCCGCGGGTAGGTGTCGTTGAGGATCCAGTCCGGGTCTCTCAGGTAGGTGCAGTGCCCGTTCAGGGTCATGGCGTGCGTGCCGATCACCTCCACCCGGTCGGTGCGGTCCCGGTAGACGTAGAACGCGCCCTCGTGGGAGGGCTGCCAGGACCACGCCAGGATGGTCTCGGGGTCGCGCCAGATGAAGTGCGACATGCCGCCGTAGTCGTCCACCACGTGCAGGTCGGAGCCGTCGGCGTTGGCCGTGAACATGCGCGTGCGCATGCCCGGTACGCCGGGGGTCCGCCAGCGGTGCAGGAAGATGAAGCGCGTGCCGTCGGGGTTGAACAGCAGGTGGTTGAAGTAGTGCTTGGCCCGCGACAGGTCGGCGTGCGGGTAGGGGACGGCCGCGGCGTCGGCCACCGAGATGATCAGGTGAATCCGTACAGGTCGATCAGCGCTACGGCGTGGCGTCTCATCACCGAGTCAGCGATGGCGTTGTAGGTGCGGCAGTCCCCCGCGAATCGATGAAAGCCGTCTGACGCGTGTTGTGCACGGCTTCGTCGCACGGTGTGGTTGGGATCCAACCAAGGCCCCGGCACAGTCGAAGAGCCGCGGCCACGATCCGCTCCAGGTTGCGGCGGTAAGGCGCTCTCGTCGATCTGTCTGGCACCGCTGGCCGGGTCCGTTCGGAAGCCGTGCAGGCCGCAGTTGACCAGCAGGTAAACGGTGGCCGGGATCTGGCCGTGCGCTTCGTTCGACTCCAGGTACTTCAGCACCTGGGAGGGGGTCACCGCTCATCCGGCGTGACACCGCGGGAGGTGCCGGGCTGCGGCGCGAACTTCGTTCGCGCGCACCCACGGTCGGCGCGGTGGTGGCGAAGCCGAAGGATGCCGGCGCCGGGGTGATGGAGCGCCAAGACATCCGGAGTGCCGACCCGTCGCCCATTGGTGGGAGGGTCGGACGGCCGAGATGCGCAGGCGCGCGTGGCCACCTCGGCCGCCGCAGGCGCGCATCCGTACTGGGAGACCCTTGATGGCTCTCTAAACCGACCCGGCGGCTCCGGCACCGAGACCACCGCCACCGCCCCTCAGCCTCGGGTCAAGCAGGTCCCTGACGGCATCGCCGAACATGTTTAGACTCCAAACGGTAATCGTCAGGGCAAGACCCGGCCAGAGAGCCAGGTGTGGCGCTATATCCATGAACCTACGTCCTTCCTGGCTGAGCAGACCACCCCAATCAGGAATCCCGGGAGGCAGACCGAATCCGAGGAAGCCCAGAGCAGCCAAA from Spirochaetaceae bacterium harbors:
- a CDS encoding ImmA/IrrE family metallo-endopeptidase, giving the protein MVEAYARLTFTNIPFDGVDGVSLNLKARNRRPHVIVNSQSPPSRQRFTMAHELGHILIPWHIGSVLIDQVAPVSSRRSNYFTSYSWSMETEANSFAAELLMPHSWIMELLSTTDDLSKVHKSILQTCETSPFSAAIRLSQLLPARIVYASERNRVVEFSGRTGQTIANNLKMGTAFPRDPFAYSDHHYVSEVRDRRLHWWKLPREIHIDSSDDRAWRDILDGILNDIGLSTQESREMKMSISGIIGSANNACDDKHNVDSVVSACIQRLSDREFYREIAAHRDFGAFVHKRAEDIVYRSSR